From Draconibacterium halophilum, one genomic window encodes:
- a CDS encoding SpoIIE family protein phosphatase, translated as MLNKSIAYQLSVYISLAVIGVFITFIGIFFLFNQTLIEDSVKNKAMSQSAHVTSSVQRYIITTSEIAGNIADQVIFYGQQDHADLFIQSLVNKYQFINAIYVKIDSTVTDLPYWSYFTYRDGDSILIQRGSNSFSSCANEQEQFEKLVAQEGVGWSEPYLCERNNIVVAAYCAPIMIENPSGQVERVGEVICEMSLNELNKQVNSLKIGKGGFAFLMSKDGVFITHPVSEWILNRSIYDSNEKILKEDITITTNNVLADSKPGTLIAYPELFNFEKALVYYVPIEQNGWVLVSVLPYKELFEPLYLPVLQMLFFSVLGILIIYLTVTYIINRQIKPLSLVTKQLKRFSNLTGPYKDIPENEVVQVAESLNYMKLWYEKYLQTQSDEHKKKLQRQEDMNQASEIQQSFIKTIYPAFPDRTDIDLYTTYQPARGVSGDLFDYFFIDDEHLVLTMGDVSGKGVPAAFFMSVAQTIIKTNALVPKADEIVKRTNKELCTTNHHQFFLTLFLGVLNVKTGILEYCNAAHTPAYNINKNGKIKELAQSHGLPLGLYPDKSYGSAKIQLEKGDTLVLYTDGVTEMLDENNVQYGNQQLVENLKSLAGQSPKEMVERLEKSFKIHYGHGPQSDDITMLIFKYKA; from the coding sequence ATGTTAAATAAATCAATTGCATATCAGTTGAGTGTTTATATATCCTTAGCAGTAATAGGAGTATTTATTACTTTTATTGGTATATTTTTTCTCTTCAACCAAACACTTATTGAAGATAGTGTAAAGAATAAGGCAATGTCGCAAAGTGCACATGTAACAAGCAGTGTGCAACGTTATATAATAACTACCTCGGAGATTGCCGGAAACATTGCCGACCAGGTAATTTTTTACGGACAGCAAGATCACGCCGATTTATTTATTCAAAGTTTAGTCAATAAATATCAGTTTATTAATGCCATTTATGTAAAAATTGATTCAACCGTAACCGATTTACCATATTGGAGCTACTTTACATACCGGGATGGTGATTCGATTTTAATACAACGGGGCAGCAATAGTTTTTCGTCGTGTGCTAATGAACAAGAACAGTTTGAAAAACTTGTTGCCCAGGAAGGTGTAGGTTGGTCTGAACCCTATTTGTGCGAACGAAATAATATTGTGGTGGCAGCTTATTGTGCTCCGATAATGATAGAAAATCCATCCGGACAAGTAGAACGTGTTGGAGAAGTTATTTGTGAAATGTCACTAAATGAGCTAAATAAGCAGGTGAACAGTTTGAAAATTGGAAAAGGAGGTTTTGCTTTTCTGATGTCGAAAGATGGCGTTTTTATTACGCATCCCGTTAGCGAGTGGATTCTAAACAGAAGTATTTATGATTCGAATGAAAAGATTCTTAAAGAAGATATTACGATCACAACCAATAATGTACTGGCAGATTCAAAGCCGGGAACGTTAATTGCGTATCCTGAATTATTTAATTTTGAGAAAGCCCTGGTGTATTATGTTCCCATCGAGCAAAATGGCTGGGTTTTGGTATCGGTATTGCCTTATAAAGAATTATTTGAACCCTTGTATTTACCTGTACTTCAGATGTTGTTTTTCTCCGTTTTAGGAATACTCATTATTTACTTAACCGTTACATACATTATTAACCGGCAGATAAAACCGCTGAGTCTCGTTACCAAACAATTAAAACGTTTTAGTAATCTAACGGGGCCTTATAAAGATATTCCTGAGAATGAAGTTGTTCAGGTTGCTGAAAGTTTGAACTACATGAAATTGTGGTACGAGAAATACCTGCAAACACAATCCGACGAGCATAAGAAAAAACTACAGCGCCAGGAAGACATGAATCAGGCTTCCGAAATTCAGCAAAGTTTTATTAAAACAATTTATCCTGCTTTTCCAGACCGGACCGACATAGATCTTTATACCACCTACCAACCGGCCAGAGGAGTAAGCGGCGACCTGTTCGACTATTTCTTTATTGATGATGAACACCTGGTATTAACCATGGGCGACGTATCAGGCAAGGGAGTTCCGGCAGCATTTTTTATGAGCGTTGCACAAACGATTATAAAAACAAACGCATTGGTGCCAAAAGCAGATGAAATTGTAAAAAGAACAAATAAAGAATTGTGTACAACGAATCACCATCAGTTCTTTTTAACCCTTTTTCTGGGTGTTTTGAATGTTAAAACGGGCATATTAGAGTATTGCAATGCGGCTCATACTCCCGCATATAATATAAATAAAAATGGGAAGATTAAAGAACTTGCCCAGTCACATGGACTTCCATTAGGGCTTTATCCTGACAAATCTTATGGTTCAGCTAAAATTCAGCTTGAGAAAGGCGACACACTGGTTTTATATACCGATGGTGTTACCGAAATGCTCGACGAAAACAATGTACAGTACGGTAATCAGCAATTGGTAGAAAACCTGAAATCGTTGGCCGGACAAAGCCCAAAAGAAATGGTTGAGCGTTTAGAAAAGAGTTTTAAAATACATTATGGTCATGGTCCTCAATCGGATGATATCACCATGTTGATTTTTAAATACAAGGCATAA
- a CDS encoding PfkB family carbohydrate kinase — protein sequence MKHKALFVGLTTIDIQYFIDQIPVANTKVKTDIPDILVGGPATNAAVAFAYLNKTATLASPAGLNAFSSFIDQDLNSVGVDHFDLAYGQEFETILATVLTSKNGDRTIVTHNPTELESTILPQKLIDLVEPQILLVDGFYPEFSLECSKICKMQGIPVVSDCGSWKPQFDEQLNYIDIAICSTDFMPPQCHSQNELFDFMRAKNVKSVAISNGSHKIEYLSNEKKGSVTVPQVEVKDTLGAGDFLHGAFCYYFLECNDFAEAIKQASSLASFTCSIKGTRKWLNFNHNT from the coding sequence ATGAAACACAAGGCCTTATTCGTTGGACTAACAACTATCGATATTCAATACTTTATTGATCAGATTCCGGTAGCCAATACCAAAGTTAAAACCGACATTCCCGATATTTTGGTTGGTGGCCCCGCAACCAATGCCGCTGTTGCATTTGCTTATCTGAATAAAACAGCAACACTTGCAAGTCCGGCCGGTCTGAATGCTTTTTCATCATTTATCGATCAGGATCTTAACAGTGTAGGAGTAGATCATTTTGATCTTGCATATGGCCAGGAATTCGAAACAATTTTGGCCACCGTGTTGACATCAAAAAATGGCGATCGTACAATTGTAACTCATAATCCAACAGAATTAGAAAGCACTATTTTGCCACAAAAGCTGATTGATTTGGTGGAACCTCAGATTTTACTTGTCGATGGGTTTTACCCTGAATTCAGCCTTGAATGTTCAAAAATTTGTAAAATGCAGGGCATACCCGTTGTCTCTGATTGTGGAAGCTGGAAACCTCAGTTCGATGAACAACTCAACTATATCGATATCGCAATTTGTTCGACTGATTTTATGCCGCCTCAATGTCATAGCCAAAATGAGCTTTTTGATTTTATGCGCGCTAAAAATGTAAAGTCAGTTGCTATTTCAAATGGTTCCCATAAAATCGAATATTTATCAAACGAGAAGAAGGGGAGTGTTACAGTTCCACAAGTAGAGGTAAAAGATACACTTGGTGCAGGAGATTTTCTTCACGGTGCATTTTGTTATTATTTTCTTGAATGTAATGATTTTGCGGAAGCTATTAAGCAAGCATCATCATTGGCATCGTTTACCTGCAGTATTAAAGGCACCCGCAAATGGTTAAATTTTAATCATAATACCTGA